The Solanum dulcamara chromosome 2, daSolDulc1.2, whole genome shotgun sequence region TGCTGGTCTATGGGAGTACCAGATAGTTCTCTACTGGATTTGATAGAGAAAGTTAGGGCTTGGATAACCTGGGGTAAAAGTGATCAAACTCTATTGGCTGGTGGACGCGATATGGATGTTGAAAGTTGCAAAATCTGTTATGAATGCAAGATGAAGTTCACTGATTCTTGCCTCAAGTTCCACTGCTTAAGTTGTAGTCGAGTGTTCTGCAGGGATTGTGTTGTGCACATTTTTGGATCTTCGGATGTTGTTGCATCCGGATCTGGAGAATCCGAAAACATGGTGAGGTCCGTGGTTGATATCAAGAGTTGCAAATTTTGTTCTGATCTAAGCAATTGTCATAAAAGCACAAGGAAGTTTTGTGACAAAGTTTATCCTTCTGAATCTCCAAGGGAAAGCCCAGAACCGCCGTCACCAAATTTCAGTAGTGACATGTTTGATGGTTTTTCTACTCATGATGCAAGTAAGAGTAGTTTTACAGCCTTTTCAAGTCATCCATCTCCGGTGTCTCTGCGTCACTCGCCTAGCAGGTAACGAACTGATATAATTTTGtagaatttctttctttgtaATTATTCCAGTTTGAAGTCTTGTGTTTTCCATATATGTTAATATATTAAACAGAAACATCTAATATGACAGGATCATTATGTTAACTAATTATTAGTTTAGTTGTTTTAATTTCAGGAATGGTTTTActttgttttcttatttttaagtcAAAAGATCACCTCGTTATACCAAGGTGGTGCGGAAAACTTCAAATTTGTGTTGTCTCATTAAAATTCTAACAAAACTGTATTGCTTTTTAAACACAATTGCTCTTTTTCTCCTTTAAACCAAAGGTACAAGTGAAACACTAAAGAGCTCCTAATTCTGGACATGGGCTTCTAGACTCCTCGGGAAAAATGTTCTATGCTGTTTCCACATCATCCCGAATGTAGCAATGGTGTGACTGTGATATTCCACATATCCCTTCTTCCATTCCATTTTTCTGTTGGTTTTAACTACCTGATGTTAAACAGAAGCCACACTGGTTTTATTAGATTGCAAAGTTATATGAACATGTGTTTTTAAAGCTGTTTTCGGAACTAAGAAATCTTGcctttctttttataattttaggaGTGATGAAGATGAAGGAGGGGACTTCACAAATCAATCTGTCAGCCCATCaagtgattattttcatgatactTCTGATTTTGAATCAAGTAGTTTTAGTGCTAGACATAAATTTTACCATCTCAGATCATTTGGATGTAGTCCATCAAACAGCCCCTCTAGGATTCATTTTACTTCCAATAGAGTTGGGCATTCTGTTCAGGACCAACAAGAGACTCCAAGGTCTCAGAATGATGGTCCTTTTGATCAAGAAACCTTGGTTGTTTTAGGAAGGCTTGAGAAAGGGAATGAGGAACCAGAGACTGCTGATGACTCTGACAATTTGTCTGTTTACCGAGACCAGTTAGAGATGCAGCAAAAGCCATTGGATTTTGAAAACAATGGTCATATATGGTTTCCTCCTCCACCtgatgatgaagatgatgaggcacaaaataatttcttcacatatgatgatgaagatgatgaaatTGGAGAGACAGGTGCAATATTCTCTCCAAGTGGAAGCCTTTCCAGCATTTTCCCTGCAAAGGATAAACAACAATCGGATCATAAGGAACCATTAAGAGCTGTTGTACATGGTCATTTCAGGGCTCTTGTCTTGCAGCTATTGCAAGGTGAAAATATACATTCTGGGAAAGAAAGCGCTGCTGATGACTGGATTGACATAGTTACATCACTAGCATGGCAAGCCGCAAATTATGTGAAGCCTGATACTAGTAAAGGAGGCAGTATGGATCCAGTTGATTATATAAAGTTTAAGTGCATAGCTTCAGGAACCCGAAGTGAAAGGTAAAAAAATTCTCTTTACCACATGAACATTgagattttacttttttttatcacGTGAAAACATGGGGGTTTAGGCTTGTTTAGTTAGaatcatgattcaattttggttCAATGCAGCACCCTAGTTAAAGGAGTAGTTTGCACTAAGAATATCAAACACAAGCGCATGACTTCACAGTACAAAAATGCCCGATTACTTATCCTAGGAGGAGCACTTGAGTACCAAAGAGCTGCCAATCAGTTGGCATCTTTTGACACCTTATTGCAACAGGTTTTTAGTTGATATTTTAATCTGTTAGTGATGATATAAGAGCAAATAGAAACACCTTTACAATGTTCTATTATCCTAACAGGAAAAGGAGCACCTCAAGATGATCGTTTCAAGAATAGAGGCCCATCATCCTAATGTTCTACTTGTGGAGAAAAGTGTGTCTTCATATGCTCAGGAGCTTCTATTGGCAAAAGAGATCTCTTTGGTGTTAAATGTTAAGGCGCCACTGCTAGAGCGAATAGCCAGGTGCACTGGTGCTCTTATAACCCCATCCATTGATAACATAGCCACAACAAGATTGGGACATTGTGAACTCTTCCACTTAGAAAAGGTCTTTGAAGAGCATGAACATGCCAGCCAGTTGAATAAGAAGCCATCAAAAACTCTGATGTTTTTTGATGGTTGTCCCAGGCGTTTAGGTTGCACGGTAATTTCCCCTACTCTTAGAATCCATCATTTGTTTATTGCAACTCTAATCTTTTGATGTTCTAAgtatgatttatttcattcataCTGGTTGGTCTACTTGTATTCTACTTCCTTCAGTGTGCAATGTTCCTTTAAAGTACTGCTTTTACGATGCATTCCATTTAACTTGACCGCGCTGCTCTAGATACAATGTATAATCAGTGGATTTTTCCCATATAGATATGTTTATACTATGACATTTATGATAATTTCTTTTGTATCATTTGTACTATTGCTTTTTAGTTACTAATTTTGAAGTAGATATTTGAATTGTCATCTTTACATCTGATTAATTTTGAAGTAGATATTTGAATTGTCATCTTTACATCTGATTAAGTTATTTAAATTGGTTTATGAACTTCATTAAAAGGGGTTTCACTTTATATATTTGACTTAATTGCCCTTCTTTATTCAATTTCTATGTCCATGCAAAATTTGTGTGCGCTTATAGTTATAATTTCTTGCATTACATACGCAAAAACCACGTACTTTAGTTACACTTTGAGCTTTAAACTCAGGAAACAATTGATGATTTTATAGGCATTTCACTTTTGATAACATTGCGAACATTGGTTGAAATGTAATGTGAAACTTCAATGGGGTTCCCTCATCACTCAGTGTGTTCTTTTCAtggttttttatttttgcttataaggGTTGTGAGTTTTCACTAGGGCTATAATGCAAATTGACAAGGAACTGCTCTTTTACCTTGATCAAGAGGCTGAAGTTGGAATTAGGGGGTTACTTATCCTCCTTTCATTTGACAATTTGCAGGTCTTGCTGAGGGGCTCATGTCGTGAAGAGCTCAAGAAGCTGAAGAAGGTAGTTCAGTATGCTGTATTTGCTGCATATCATCTTTCTCTTGAGACATCGTTCCTTGCTGATGAGGGTGCTAGTCTACCTAAAGAGTCTGCAGCAACCCCAATTGCTATACCAGAGAGGACATCTGCTGATAATGCTATCTCAGTGATTTCTCATTCTGCTGTGCCTGTAAGAGCGCAGACAGTTGCTAATGACCCAAATGTTCAGATAGGATCCAACTTCAATGTGGAGGCAGTTTTACCAGATTCATTGTCGGAGCATCATTACCCTCAATGTGGTGACCAATCTAACCTAGATGACTCTGGAGCAGGAGATGTTCTCACCATTGCAGATCATGAAAATCTAGCACTGTTTTTGGATCATGATACAAGACGTGTTGGCTCTGTTGAAATTGAAGATCAAACAAATGAACTATCGCTAGTAACTTCAGGTCAAGAAAGGAGTCAACCCAGAGAACTAGGCGAGCTATCAAAGCTTGAAACATCAGATGAAATTAAAGTCTCCGATGAATTCTATTCAGCTGCTGACAGTCGTCAAAGCATATTAGTGTCCTTCTCTAGTCGATGTGTTCTAAATGGAACAGTATGCGTACGTTCTCGGCTCCTTCGCATCAAGTTTTATGGCTCCTTTGATAAGCCACTTGGGCGATATATTCAGGATGATCTTTTTGGTCAGGTAGCAATCATCCTTTATCTCTTACTTTAACAATACATTACATTTCATTATCACAAATAATTTCATGCTACTTTTGTATTGTTCTTCATGATGATCAGATGTCTTCCTGTCAATCGTGCAAGGAGCCAGCCGAGGCTCATGTCATCTGCTATACACACCAGCAGGCGAATCTTACCATAAACGTTAGACGCCTTCCCTTGGTGAATTCTCTTCCTGGTGAACGGGACAAAAAGATTTGGATGTGGCATCGATGCCTTAAGTGCGCACAAATAGAGGGAGTTCCACCAGCGACTCGCAGAGTAATAATGTCAGATGCTGCTTGGGGACTCTCGTTTGGGAAGTTCTTGGAACTTAGTTTTTCAAATCATGCAACTGCTAACCGTGTTGCTAGCTGTGGTCATTCTCTGCAAAGAGACTGCCTCCGATACTATGGGTGCGTACTGCATGGTATTCCTTAAGAATTGGGTTGGCATCTGCCAGAGTTCGAAATCACTGTGATAATTCAGTCATTGCTTCACCATCACTATTTAGTAACAGACTTTGCTTTTTCAGGTGTGGAAGTATGGTTGCATTCTTCCGCTATTCTCCTATTGATATTCTGTCAGTTCGTCTGCCCCCATTAACTCTTGAATTTAATGGCTACACAGAACAGGAGTGGTTAAGGAAAGAAGCAGCTAAGGTGACAGAAATATTAATACTTTTCCTG contains the following coding sequences:
- the LOC129879868 gene encoding putative 1-phosphatidylinositol-3-phosphate 5-kinase FAB1C, coding for MGVPDSSLLDLIEKVRAWITWGKSDQTLLAGGRDMDVESCKICYECKMKFTDSCLKFHCLSCSRVFCRDCVVHIFGSSDVVASGSGESENMVRSVVDIKSCKFCSDLSNCHKSTRKFCDKVYPSESPRESPEPPSPNFSSDMFDGFSTHDASKSSFTAFSSHPSPVSLRHSPSRSDEDEGGDFTNQSVSPSSDYFHDTSDFESSSFSARHKFYHLRSFGCSPSNSPSRIHFTSNRVGHSVQDQQETPRSQNDGPFDQETLVVLGRLEKGNEEPETADDSDNLSVYRDQLEMQQKPLDFENNGHIWFPPPPDDEDDEAQNNFFTYDDEDDEIGETGAIFSPSGSLSSIFPAKDKQQSDHKEPLRAVVHGHFRALVLQLLQGENIHSGKESAADDWIDIVTSLAWQAANYVKPDTSKGGSMDPVDYIKFKCIASGTRSESTLVKGVVCTKNIKHKRMTSQYKNARLLILGGALEYQRAANQLASFDTLLQQEKEHLKMIVSRIEAHHPNVLLVEKSVSSYAQELLLAKEISLVLNVKAPLLERIARCTGALITPSIDNIATTRLGHCELFHLEKVFEEHEHASQLNKKPSKTLMFFDGCPRRLGCTVLLRGSCREELKKLKKVVQYAVFAAYHLSLETSFLADEGASLPKESAATPIAIPERTSADNAISVISHSAVPVRAQTVANDPNVQIGSNFNVEAVLPDSLSEHHYPQCGDQSNLDDSGAGDVLTIADHENLALFLDHDTRRVGSVEIEDQTNELSLVTSGQERSQPRELGELSKLETSDEIKVSDEFYSAADSRQSILVSFSSRCVLNGTVCVRSRLLRIKFYGSFDKPLGRYIQDDLFGQMSSCQSCKEPAEAHVICYTHQQANLTINVRRLPLVNSLPGERDKKIWMWHRCLKCAQIEGVPPATRRVIMSDAAWGLSFGKFLELSFSNHATANRVASCGHSLQRDCLRYYGCGSMVAFFRYSPIDILSVRLPPLTLEFNGYTEQEWLRKEAAKLLCKAKALYAEISSSFRRIEEKSYSLKCEPSSDTTQLHDCIVELKDLLMKEKNDYHDLLQLDDDETFDPRQGAIDILELNRLRHSLVIASHVWDRRLLSMKSFLQKSSGSVGSEDCGSCNELIDWRRDMFLKNDSLEHVYEESVPEFSDSEEYPEKALQSEQEGTGVSPYGSSELESSMLTSSECERMQEIQMEGENAFNKTSLERAPSAASVLSDQIDFAWSGTDHSPKKTQLLQGDGTEAAPLRQPSQLDLPPFRRIRLPARVHSFDSAMRLQDRIRKGLPPSSLHLSSIRSFHASGDYKNMIRDPVSSVQRTYSQMSPSEAHKFNLLMGSSPSFISYASLIPDGARLMVPLNGSRDVVLAVYDNEPTSIISYALCTKVYNDWVTDKPRVSERGWNTSDISKEAGVASSLSAWQSFGSLDMDYIHYGSHGSEDASSTISSLFTDSKTSPHLRISFDDESSSSGGKVKFSVTCYFAKQFDALRRKCCPDELNFVRSLSRCKRWSAQGGKSNVYFAKSLDERFIIKQVQKTELDSFEEFAPEYFKYLTNSINSRSPTCLAKVLGIFQVSVKHLKGGRETKMDLIVMENLFFERKISRVYDLKGSLRSRYNADTTGANKVLLDMNLLETLHTKPIFLGSKAKRSLERAVWNDTSFLASVDVMDYSLLVGVDEERKELVLGIIDFMRQYTWDKHLETWVKASGILGGPRNASPTIVSPKQYKKRFRKAMTTYFLTVPDQWSS